Proteins from a single region of Gossypium arboreum isolate Shixiya-1 chromosome 1, ASM2569848v2, whole genome shotgun sequence:
- the LOC108480675 gene encoding desmethyl-deoxy-podophyllotoxin synthase-like, producing the protein MDKLLPLSFTFLVFIFMVFKLWMRSKIKETPKNLPPAPWKLPIIGHLHLLMFALPHQRLTELAKRHGSLIHLQLGELSHVVVSSPEAAKEVMRTHDISFANRPFLLGAEIVLYNLSDIAFAPYGSSWRQLRKVCTLELLSMKRVQSFRSVREEQVSSLIRSIFSKTGKEINLGEMLCNLSYNITLRTAFAGRCKKHEAFISFLKKFVEAMAGFNIADLFPSIKFLPELSGMRAEFERFHHDIDAMLESIIQEHRDSNANPKDSVDVTEDLVDVLLNLQDHGGLEFPLTTDNIKAVILDILMGGTETSSTLAEWAMSEMMKNPRILGKAQAEVRKLYDKTGDVNESNLHELKYLKLVIKETLRLHPPLPLLIPRENSESCEINGYEIPAKTRVIVNAWAIGRDSNYWNEAERFYPERFIDGSVDYKGTNFEFIPFGAGRRICPGMSYGMAVVELSLAKLLSQFDWKLPNGMKNEDLDMTEAFGASVRRKNELHIIPIPYHLEMTME; encoded by the exons ATGGATAAGTTGCTCCCCTTGTCCTTCACCTTCCTTGTGTTCATTTTCATGGTGTTTAAGCTATGGATGAGATCCAAAATAAAAGAAACACCCAAAAACCTACCTCCTGCCCCATGGAAACTACCTATTATAGGGCACTTGCATCTTTTAATGTTTGCTCTTCCCCATCAGCGCTTGACGGAATTAGCCAAAAGACATGGTTCCCTGATTCACCTACAACTTGGTGAATTATCTCACGTTGTTGTTTCTTCTCCAGAGGCTGCTAAAGAAGTGATGAGAACACATGATATCAGTTTTGCTAACAGGCCCTTTCTCCTTGGTGCAGAAATCGTATTATACAATCTTTCAGATATTGCTTTTGCACCATATGGAAGCAGTTGGAGGCAACTTCGAAAAGTTTGCACATTGGAGCTGCTCAGTATGAAACGTGTACAATCATTCCGTTCAGTCAGAGAAGAGCAGGTGTCAAGTTTAATTAGATCCATATTTTCTAAGACAGGAAAGGAAATCAACCTTGGAGAAATGTTATGCAATTTATCATATAACATCACCTTAAGGACTGCTTTCGCTGGAAGGTGCAAGAAACACGAAGCATTCATTTCATTTCTGAAGAAATTCGTGGAAGCAATGGCTGGTTTTAATATTGCTGATCTGTTTCCATCCATCAAATTTCTTCCGGAGCTCAGTGGGATGAGAGCCGAATTTGAGAGGTTTCACCATGACATAGACGCAATGCTTGAAAGCATCATTCAAGAACATAGAGATAGCAATGCAAATCCGAAGGACAGTGTTGATGTAACAGAGGATCTAGTTGATGTTCTTCTGAATCTTCAGGATCATGGAGGACTTGAGTTTCCCTTAACAACTGACAATATCAAAGCTGTTATCCTG GACATTCTCATGGGTGGAACTGAGACATCTTCAACTCTAGCAGAATGGGCAATGTCGGAAATGATGAAAAATCCTAGGATCCTTGGAAAAGCACAAGCCGAGGTGAGGAAACTCTATGATAAAACAGGGGATGTTAATGAGTCAAACCTTCATGAACTGAAGTACTTGAAGTTGGTTATAAAGGAAACTCTAAGATTACACCCACCTCTACCTTTGCTAATTCCAAGAGAAAATAGTGAGAGCTGTGAGATTAATGGATATGAGATACCAGCCAAGACCAGAGTGATTGTTAATGCATGGGCAATTGGAAGAGATTCCAACTACTGGAATGAAGCCGAGAGGTTCTATCCAGAGAGATTCATCGATGGTTCAGTTGACTATAAAGGGACTAACTTCGAGTTTATTCCATTTGGTGCTGGAAGGAGGATATGTCCTGGCATGTCATATGGTATGGCTGTTGTCGAGCTTTCCCTTGCAAAATTACTATCCCAATTTGATTGGAAACTCCCTAATGGAATGAAAAATGAGGATCTAGACATGACTGAGGCTTTTGGTGCTTCTGTTAGAAGAAAAAACGAGCTCCACATTATTCCCATTCCGTATCACTTAGAAATGACAATGGAGTGA